One window from the genome of Thermococcus sp. EP1 encodes:
- a CDS encoding pantoate kinase yields the protein MLIKVFVPAHITAFFIPKFHEDPLLAGSLGAGINLDKGTNIFVNIDKEGLERQVHIAFNGEPVKEDDAIISYSVANEMIPTEFVGEVEIWQYFDFPNGHGFGNSAGGALGTALSLAYAFKEKTFLQAAQIAHKYEVQYKGGLGDVIAQIHGGVEIRVKAGAPGIGVVDNILFEGYKVLAIPLGRLSTKEILDSEVVKLIEKEGMLALEEVLKQPRVEILMNAARRFSERTGLLSGDMLEIARELDRVLTLPSSMVMLGKSLFALLKENEIEKTKTMLEELSIENYYISDIYNQKPKVERWMEGSL from the coding sequence ATGCTGATAAAAGTCTTTGTTCCAGCACATATCACAGCATTCTTCATTCCAAAGTTTCATGAGGATCCATTGTTAGCAGGTTCTTTAGGTGCGGGGATTAATTTGGATAAAGGCACGAATATCTTTGTAAATATAGATAAAGAAGGCCTCGAGAGGCAGGTGCACATAGCTTTTAATGGAGAACCTGTTAAAGAAGATGATGCGATAATAAGTTATTCCGTCGCAAATGAAATGATTCCCACTGAATTCGTTGGAGAAGTTGAAATCTGGCAATATTTTGACTTTCCGAATGGTCATGGCTTTGGAAACAGCGCAGGTGGAGCCTTGGGAACGGCATTATCACTAGCGTATGCATTTAAAGAGAAGACCTTCCTTCAAGCTGCTCAAATAGCCCATAAATATGAAGTACAATATAAGGGTGGATTGGGAGACGTTATAGCTCAAATCCATGGTGGGGTAGAGATAAGAGTGAAAGCTGGTGCCCCTGGGATAGGTGTAGTGGACAACATCCTTTTTGAAGGGTATAAAGTGCTTGCTATTCCACTAGGGAGATTATCTACAAAAGAAATCCTTGATAGTGAAGTTGTCAAACTAATAGAAAAAGAGGGTATGCTAGCATTAGAAGAAGTTCTAAAACAGCCGAGAGTCGAGATTCTAATGAACGCTGCTAGAAGATTTTCGGAGAGGACAGGTTTATTATCAGGGGATATGCTTGAGATTGCTAGAGAGCTAGATAGAGTTTTAACTTTGCCCTCTTCAATGGTGATGCTAGGTAAAAGTCTTTTCGCCCTTTTAAAAGAGAATGAGATTGAAAAAACAAAGACAATGCTTGAAGAGCTTTCCATTGAAAATTATTATATCAGTGACATTTATAATCAAAAGCCTAAAGTAGAAAGATGGATGGAGGGAAGCTTATGA
- a CDS encoding Na+/H+ antiporter NhaC family protein, giving the protein MADFGILSLLPPLVAIILAIWSKRVLFALFAGVWIGGVMASGWNPVTGTIQTWTWIIENVTDSWNATILVFDFLIGAGVGLIYKSGGAHAVARSLTKKVKNSKGASVLGWLLGILVFFDDYTNTIIVGNTMRPITDRARVSREMLAYIDDSTAAPVAGLALVSTWIGYEIGLIGESFDSLGITLGSYAAWLSSVPYRFYSILAIILVFLVAYTHRHYGPMLHAEYRARTTGKVMRDGAKPLMTTEVDLGMPKETGDVWNFILPILSLVFITLYGMWYTGGGGATYAEEGLMGVLSNSDAATALLWGSFSMVLVGMVIILARKQMTVEEVETAIVQGMKQMMLATAILVLAWSIKSATTAVGTADYVVNLATSANIPAGIVPLIVFLVAMFISFTTGTSWGTFGILMPIAIPLAYQITGGQIGPVLYASIGAVFAGGIFGDHCSPISDTTIMSSMFSGSDHIDHVNTQIPYAVTAAGSGIILYILFAIGVHSWPVLLPIGFVLLIVAWYVLSEWYGKKYGIPHGKVPVYVVEE; this is encoded by the coding sequence ATGGCGGACTTTGGAATCTTGTCTTTGCTGCCACCTTTGGTAGCTATTATATTGGCTATCTGGTCAAAAAGAGTATTATTCGCTTTGTTTGCAGGTGTTTGGATTGGTGGAGTCATGGCATCTGGATGGAACCCAGTAACCGGCACAATTCAAACATGGACTTGGATAATTGAGAATGTGACAGACAGCTGGAATGCAACGATTTTAGTCTTTGACTTTCTGATTGGTGCCGGAGTTGGACTAATTTATAAATCAGGAGGAGCCCATGCAGTTGCAAGAAGTTTAACAAAGAAGGTGAAGAACAGTAAAGGTGCCTCGGTGCTTGGATGGCTTTTGGGAATTCTTGTCTTCTTCGATGACTATACCAACACCATCATAGTTGGTAACACTATGAGGCCAATAACAGACAGGGCAAGGGTCTCAAGAGAAATGCTTGCTTATATCGATGATTCAACCGCAGCACCAGTAGCTGGATTAGCATTAGTCTCTACATGGATCGGCTACGAAATTGGATTGATTGGTGAATCCTTTGATAGCCTTGGAATTACTCTCGGTTCCTATGCTGCTTGGCTTTCAAGTGTTCCTTATAGGTTCTATTCAATCTTGGCTATAATACTAGTGTTCCTAGTTGCTTATACTCACAGACACTACGGCCCAATGCTCCATGCTGAGTATAGGGCAAGGACAACTGGAAAAGTCATGCGTGATGGAGCTAAACCATTAATGACAACTGAAGTGGATCTTGGAATGCCAAAAGAAACTGGAGATGTCTGGAACTTTATCCTACCGATCCTTAGCCTTGTGTTTATAACTCTCTATGGAATGTGGTACACTGGTGGTGGAGGAGCAACTTACGCAGAGGAAGGTCTGATGGGAGTACTTTCGAACTCCGATGCTGCCACTGCCTTGCTCTGGGGTTCATTTAGCATGGTCTTGGTTGGAATGGTAATAATTCTTGCAAGAAAACAAATGACAGTTGAAGAAGTTGAAACCGCAATTGTCCAAGGTATGAAACAAATGATGTTGGCAACTGCAATTTTAGTGCTTGCATGGAGTATCAAAAGTGCTACAACCGCTGTTGGAACCGCTGATTATGTAGTAAACCTAGCTACAAGCGCAAACATTCCAGCAGGAATAGTCCCACTTATAGTATTCCTAGTAGCAATGTTCATATCATTTACAACAGGAACTTCTTGGGGAACTTTCGGTATCCTCATGCCAATTGCAATTCCTTTAGCATATCAAATTACAGGCGGACAAATTGGTCCCGTTCTCTATGCCTCAATAGGTGCAGTTTTTGCTGGTGGTATCTTTGGTGACCACTGTTCACCAATAAGTGATACCACAATTATGAGTTCAATGTTCTCAGGAAGTGACCACATAGATCACGTAAATACCCAGATTCCATACGCCGTAACAGCTGCAGGAAGTGGAATAATCCTCTACATCCTCTTTGCAATAGGTGTCCACAGCTGGCCAGTCTTGCTACCAATAGGCTTTGTGCTCCTAATTGTTGCTTGGTACGTGCTTAGTGAATGGTACGGCAAGAAATACGGAATTCCACACGGAAAAGTGCCGGTATATGTTGTCGAGGAGTGA
- a CDS encoding saccharopine dehydrogenase family protein — MEILILGAGDVGRLIAFDLSKDYEVFIGDINEKRLKLAEEFGATIQLDASKFDQLVETMRRFDFVIGALPGRFGFTTLKAAIKAKKDMVDVSFMPEDPLRLDEDAKKAGVRIAVDAGFAPGLSNILMGYIASQFGKLDEGVISVGGLPKNPKAPLYYKVVFSPYDLIEEYTRPARIIKGGRLVTVDPLEEIKEVKIGNFEFESFVSDGLRTLLTTIEADNLYENTLRWKGHLERMKVLKELGFFRKENLDFTMKVILPLMQFESEDFSIMEVYGRSGDQEIKYFMYDEAREGFSSMARSTGYITAITARIMLKYEFEAGIIPPELFGMEEELFKYIVKEVRKRNITLEEYYKGL; from the coding sequence ATGGAGATTCTCATATTGGGTGCTGGAGATGTTGGTAGGTTAATTGCTTTTGATCTTAGCAAGGATTACGAGGTTTTTATAGGAGATATAAATGAAAAACGATTAAAATTAGCTGAAGAGTTTGGGGCTACTATCCAGCTTGATGCGTCAAAGTTTGACCAATTGGTAGAAACAATGAGAAGGTTTGATTTTGTTATAGGGGCCTTACCAGGAAGATTTGGATTTACCACACTAAAAGCAGCGATAAAAGCCAAAAAAGATATGGTTGATGTCTCGTTTATGCCAGAGGACCCACTGAGGCTGGATGAGGATGCTAAAAAAGCAGGGGTGAGAATAGCTGTAGACGCAGGATTTGCACCAGGGTTAAGCAATATTTTAATGGGCTACATAGCATCCCAATTTGGAAAACTGGATGAGGGAGTAATAAGTGTTGGTGGATTGCCAAAAAACCCTAAGGCGCCCCTTTATTACAAGGTGGTCTTTTCACCATATGACTTAATAGAGGAGTACACACGTCCTGCTAGGATTATAAAAGGCGGACGTCTTGTGACAGTAGATCCTTTGGAAGAAATTAAAGAAGTTAAGATCGGAAATTTTGAGTTTGAAAGTTTTGTTAGTGATGGATTGAGAACCCTTTTAACAACGATTGAAGCAGACAACCTCTATGAGAATACTTTAAGGTGGAAGGGACACCTGGAAAGGATGAAAGTGCTGAAAGAACTTGGTTTCTTTAGAAAAGAGAACCTGGACTTCACAATGAAAGTAATTCTACCATTAATGCAGTTTGAAAGTGAGGATTTCTCAATAATGGAAGTCTACGGAAGAAGTGGAGACCAAGAAATCAAGTACTTCATGTATGATGAAGCTCGAGAAGGCTTTAGTTCAATGGCAAGAAGTACTGGATACATAACAGCAATAACAGCACGAATAATGCTAAAATACGAATTTGAGGCTGGAATCATCCCACCGGAGCTCTTTGGAATGGAAGAGGAACTATTTAAGTATATAGTAAAAGAAGTCAGAAAGAGAAATATAACACTGGAGGAGTATTATAAAGGCTTGTAG
- a CDS encoding DUF3213 domain-containing protein, with amino-acid sequence MKRIDFKLNNITPAEARKTQYQLLLNPAVYRVFLNGYTKKGYIIFEENKLPQEKLLEMLRIFEPIIISERKTTQEELIESSLSWKNTIGT; translated from the coding sequence ATGAAGAGGATAGATTTTAAACTCAATAACATCACGCCCGCCGAGGCTAGGAAAACTCAATACCAACTCCTACTAAACCCAGCAGTATACAGAGTATTTCTAAACGGGTATACGAAAAAGGGTTACATAATATTCGAGGAAAACAAACTTCCTCAAGAAAAACTTCTAGAAATGCTCAGAATCTTTGAACCAATAATCATCAGTGAGAGGAAAACTACTCAAGAAGAGCTGATTGAGAGTAGTCTAAGCTGGAAGAACACAATAGGAACCTGA
- a CDS encoding ATP-dependent DNA ligase — protein sequence MLYKELAELYKRLEKTTLKTLKTKFVSDFLKSVTKPELLEIVPYMILGKVFPDWDERELGVGEKLLIKAVSMATGIKSEEIENSIKDTGDLGESIALALSKRKQKSFFSQPLTLERVYNTLVKVAEASGAGSQDRKLKYLANLFMDASPEEGKYLARTILGTMRTGVAEGLLRDALADAFKVKVELVERAYMLTSDFGFVAKVAKLEGNEGLAKVEIQVGKPIRPMLAQMAANVREALIEMGGEAEFEIKYDGARVQVHKDGNNVVIYSRRLENVTKSIPEVVERVKEALKAKKAIVEGELVAVGEGGRPRPFQYVLRRFRRKYNIEEMIEKIPLELNLFDVLYVDGKNMIDVQFMERRKVLESIVNSNEWIKPAENLITKNPEEAEEFYHKALDLGHEGLMAKRLDSVYEPGNRGKKWLKLKPTMENLDLVILGAEWGEGRRSGVLSSFLLGAYDPVRGDFVPVGKVGSGFTDEDLIEFTKMLKPLIKKEHGKEVELEPKVVIEVAYQEIQKSPKYESGFALRFPRYISLREDKGPEDADTIQRVAELYQFQERMKGGK from the coding sequence ATGCTTTACAAAGAGTTGGCTGAGTTATATAAAAGACTTGAAAAAACTACACTTAAAACTCTCAAAACAAAGTTTGTATCTGATTTTCTAAAATCTGTTACAAAGCCTGAGCTTCTTGAGATAGTCCCTTACATGATCCTTGGAAAAGTCTTTCCGGATTGGGATGAGAGAGAGCTAGGCGTTGGTGAGAAGCTTTTAATAAAAGCCGTGTCTATGGCAACAGGGATTAAGAGTGAGGAGATAGAGAACTCCATAAAAGACACCGGAGATCTCGGAGAGAGTATTGCCTTGGCCTTAAGTAAAAGAAAACAAAAAAGCTTCTTTTCTCAGCCCCTTACTTTGGAGAGAGTCTACAATACACTTGTCAAAGTTGCAGAAGCCTCGGGAGCAGGAAGTCAAGACCGAAAGCTCAAGTATCTTGCTAATCTCTTTATGGATGCCTCTCCAGAGGAAGGAAAATATCTTGCGAGAACCATTCTTGGGACAATGAGAACTGGAGTTGCGGAAGGTCTTTTGAGAGATGCTCTGGCCGATGCATTTAAAGTAAAAGTTGAACTTGTAGAAAGGGCGTACATGCTTACGAGTGATTTTGGATTCGTGGCAAAGGTTGCAAAGCTTGAGGGCAACGAAGGGTTAGCTAAAGTAGAAATACAAGTAGGTAAGCCCATAAGGCCCATGCTAGCCCAAATGGCTGCAAATGTTAGAGAGGCCTTGATAGAGATGGGTGGTGAGGCTGAGTTTGAAATTAAATACGATGGAGCTAGAGTCCAGGTTCACAAAGACGGGAATAACGTAGTCATCTATTCAAGACGTCTTGAAAACGTTACCAAATCGATTCCGGAAGTTGTTGAAAGGGTCAAAGAGGCTCTAAAAGCAAAGAAGGCTATAGTAGAAGGAGAACTCGTTGCTGTTGGAGAAGGGGGGCGGCCCAGACCCTTCCAGTATGTGCTCAGGAGATTCAGGAGAAAGTACAATATAGAAGAAATGATAGAGAAAATCCCACTTGAACTTAACCTCTTTGATGTCCTCTACGTAGATGGCAAAAACATGATAGATGTCCAATTTATGGAACGTAGAAAGGTTCTTGAGAGTATTGTAAATTCAAACGAATGGATAAAACCTGCAGAGAATCTCATAACAAAGAATCCAGAAGAAGCAGAAGAGTTTTATCACAAAGCCTTAGACTTGGGACATGAAGGCCTTATGGCCAAGAGACTAGACTCAGTTTATGAACCCGGTAACAGGGGCAAGAAATGGCTTAAGCTCAAACCCACAATGGAAAACTTAGATCTGGTTATACTTGGAGCAGAATGGGGAGAAGGCAGGAGGAGTGGAGTACTTAGTTCGTTCCTTCTTGGAGCTTATGATCCAGTAAGAGGTGACTTTGTACCAGTGGGCAAGGTAGGAAGTGGGTTCACTGATGAGGATTTAATAGAATTTACAAAAATGCTTAAACCACTCATAAAGAAAGAACATGGCAAGGAAGTAGAATTAGAACCCAAAGTAGTTATAGAAGTA
- a CDS encoding DUF2139 domain-containing protein: MKILKHINRFPQRYGPEWGSGGIFGLRYHNDVLYFTVAFEAQAHFIREDSKRIYEFELVGEKPTSGGDTYNAVETVDEFIYFGGWVHAPAIYEGKNEKSTISFVNKYSHVHEYDTENDEIRLLWKESIHHNTDWAGEVSDIIYDPYEDKLLIAREDGHANLGIYELDRKSGKMELLNENPSLKGALVHDTVFFGVGKNFNWGMMEVHVFDLITRKWERFPVGQTSVDGNSFVRPNLGDMESAYNRVFAFVRGGMFVGNPVNEEEMVFVRLFDFPNFYAPMRTNALTIGGGILVAYNAHHDAVYRPMNEEGKIMAEFTNSINAPSLLLYITPPMVKIVGIFGARITSIEKAFGKILLGTNTTPNTGALEATPFDTGNKDIVILDEAIIQRAPPALSISIEMASLAKAEQLFGASAFGGIPLDGYKNPRMIINASKDNRLTVYEYDLSLPVGRAYEEVIGIEEGRNVIDLSAFSGIVSFKLKKPDFAGKIKIELL; encoded by the coding sequence ATGAAAATACTGAAACATATTAATAGGTTTCCTCAAAGATATGGTCCAGAATGGGGAAGTGGGGGCATATTTGGCCTAAGATATCATAACGATGTTCTCTATTTTACAGTGGCATTTGAGGCCCAAGCCCACTTCATAAGGGAAGACTCAAAAAGAATCTATGAGTTCGAGCTTGTTGGAGAAAAACCAACATCCGGTGGAGATACGTACAATGCAGTTGAGACGGTGGATGAATTTATTTATTTTGGAGGTTGGGTTCATGCTCCAGCAATCTATGAAGGGAAAAATGAAAAATCCACTATAAGTTTTGTAAACAAGTACTCTCATGTTCATGAATATGATACTGAAAATGATGAAATAAGACTCCTATGGAAGGAATCGATTCACCATAATACTGACTGGGCCGGAGAGGTCAGTGACATAATTTATGACCCCTATGAAGACAAACTCCTCATAGCAAGAGAGGATGGTCATGCAAATCTCGGCATATATGAACTCGATAGGAAGAGTGGAAAAATGGAACTTTTGAATGAAAACCCAAGCCTCAAGGGAGCGCTTGTTCATGATACTGTCTTCTTTGGGGTAGGCAAAAATTTCAATTGGGGCATGATGGAGGTTCATGTCTTTGATCTTATTACAAGAAAGTGGGAGCGGTTCCCAGTAGGTCAGACCTCAGTTGATGGAAACTCATTTGTACGACCTAACCTTGGAGATATGGAAAGCGCATATAACAGAGTATTTGCCTTTGTTAGAGGGGGAATGTTCGTTGGAAATCCAGTTAATGAAGAAGAAATGGTTTTTGTGAGACTCTTTGATTTTCCAAATTTCTACGCCCCCATGAGAACAAATGCACTAACAATAGGTGGGGGCATTCTAGTAGCCTATAATGCACATCATGATGCGGTGTATAGACCTATGAATGAAGAAGGAAAAATCATGGCAGAGTTCACCAATAGTATAAATGCTCCCTCTCTACTTCTCTATATAACCCCACCAATGGTCAAAATCGTTGGTATCTTTGGAGCAAGAATAACAAGCATTGAAAAGGCCTTTGGAAAGATATTACTTGGAACAAATACAACTCCAAATACTGGTGCATTAGAGGCTACTCCGTTTGATACCGGAAACAAGGATATTGTTATTCTAGACGAAGCGATAATACAGAGGGCTCCCCCAGCATTAAGTATTTCCATTGAAATGGCTTCTCTTGCAAAAGCAGAGCAACTTTTTGGAGCAAGTGCATTTGGAGGAATACCTCTTGATGGATATAAAAACCCGAGGATGATAATAAATGCGAGTAAAGACAATAGACTGACAGTATATGAGTATGATCTTTCCCTTCCAGTGGGGAGGGCTTATGAGGAAGTCATTGGCATTGAGGAAGGAAGGAACGTCATTGATCTATCTGCTTTTAGTGGCATTGTTTCATTTAAACTCAAAAAACCGGACTTTGCAGGAAAAATAAAAATAGAACTTCTTTGA
- the tes gene encoding tetraether lipid synthase Tes → MEEASGVVPSGEKEFEESSKHPQDIIEYPEISDEEFYKLLSKASKHYGGSLPHKTWSICPETRDIVPAVVWEKDGKIWITKKCSEGMITDVYYEDAEMYKRFEEWKFEFKIKTYNVENTGVNCPFDCGLCPRHYSHTNLLNIVLTNRCNLSCWYCFFYAKEGQPIYEPTLEQIRIMLRNAKKEEPVGANAVQFTGGEPTLRDDIIEIVKIAKEEGYDHIQLNTDGIKLAFDPVLVKNLREAGVNTLYLSYDGMTPQTNWKNHWEIPLIFENVRKAEGPGIVLVPTTIRNVNDHELGAIINFGLNHLDIVRGVNFQPISLVGRVPRRERQRFRITIPGAIQKIDEQTNGAIAKEDWYPIPIAGHIARFFEAFAGRKYYMTSHFGCGAATYIFLDENRVIPISRFLDVEGFVEFLEERVEEIKEWNSLGRLQKLKLGAEIFLKFKSFYDEDYAPKSFDVLKIMRHAFTHGTYEALGEFHNRTLFLGMMHFMDEYNYDIERVERCVIHYALPDGRIVPFCTFNVIPELYRDKIQAQFSYTWEEWKALHPEWEYKKDKYVRTREFIEQMKRSELYKKTYIDIKNYFG, encoded by the coding sequence ATGGAAGAAGCATCTGGGGTGGTGCCAAGCGGAGAAAAAGAATTTGAAGAATCAAGCAAGCACCCCCAAGACATTATTGAATACCCTGAAATCAGTGATGAAGAGTTCTACAAACTCCTTAGCAAAGCCAGTAAGCATTATGGTGGGTCTCTGCCCCATAAGACATGGTCTATTTGTCCAGAAACACGTGACATTGTCCCTGCTGTTGTCTGGGAAAAAGATGGAAAAATTTGGATAACAAAGAAATGTTCTGAAGGTATGATTACTGATGTTTATTATGAAGATGCTGAGATGTACAAACGCTTTGAAGAGTGGAAATTTGAGTTTAAAATAAAGACGTATAATGTTGAGAACACAGGTGTTAATTGTCCTTTTGATTGCGGTTTATGTCCAAGACATTACTCCCATACAAACCTTCTTAACATTGTTTTGACCAATCGGTGTAATTTATCTTGTTGGTATTGCTTTTTCTATGCCAAAGAAGGGCAACCAATTTACGAGCCTACTTTAGAGCAGATTAGAATAATGCTCCGTAATGCAAAGAAAGAAGAACCTGTTGGGGCGAACGCAGTTCAGTTCACAGGAGGAGAACCAACGCTTAGGGATGATATTATCGAGATTGTCAAAATAGCAAAAGAAGAAGGTTATGACCACATTCAATTGAACACGGATGGAATAAAACTTGCCTTTGACCCTGTACTTGTGAAAAATCTCCGAGAAGCAGGTGTAAATACCCTCTATCTAAGCTATGATGGAATGACTCCTCAAACCAATTGGAAGAACCACTGGGAAATTCCATTGATTTTCGAGAACGTAAGAAAAGCTGAAGGGCCTGGAATAGTTCTGGTACCCACCACTATAAGGAACGTAAATGACCATGAGCTTGGAGCTATTATAAACTTTGGTCTTAACCATCTTGACATAGTCAGGGGCGTAAACTTCCAACCAATTTCCCTTGTTGGAAGAGTCCCAAGAAGAGAGAGACAGCGCTTTAGAATCACAATTCCTGGGGCAATACAAAAAATAGATGAGCAAACAAATGGAGCTATAGCAAAAGAGGATTGGTACCCGATTCCTATAGCTGGCCACATTGCAAGATTCTTTGAGGCTTTTGCAGGTAGAAAATACTACATGACCTCCCACTTTGGATGTGGGGCTGCTACTTACATTTTCCTTGACGAGAATAGAGTAATTCCCATCTCTAGGTTCCTTGATGTTGAGGGATTCGTAGAATTCTTAGAAGAGAGAGTAGAAGAAATTAAAGAATGGAACTCACTAGGAAGACTTCAAAAGTTAAAGCTTGGAGCAGAAATCTTTCTAAAGTTTAAGAGTTTCTATGATGAGGACTATGCTCCAAAAAGCTTTGATGTGCTTAAAATTATGAGACATGCCTTCACCCATGGAACCTATGAAGCCTTAGGAGAATTCCACAACAGAACTCTATTCCTTGGCATGATGCACTTCATGGACGAGTACAATTATGATATTGAGAGAGTGGAGAGATGCGTGATTCATTATGCACTACCGGATGGAAGAATAGTGCCATTCTGCACATTTAATGTGATTCCTGAACTATATAGGGACAAAATCCAAGCTCAATTCAGCTATACGTGGGAAGAATGGAAGGCTCTACATCCGGAATGGGAATATAAAAAAGATAAATACGTAAGAACCAGGGAGTTTATAGAACAAATGAAAAGAAGCGAACTATACAAAAAGACTTACATAGACATAAAGAATTATTTTGGGTGA
- a CDS encoding dimethylarginine dimethylaminohydrolase family protein, protein MDRLFDRVIVRPPGESYKNCVSTNPQHATIDVKLAQKQHREYVKVLRENGVDVVELEPLETHPDSVFVQDTSVIGASSGVAIIVRFGEPSRRGEEKSIEKFLLDNEVKINKIQAPGTLEGGDVLVTDQGVIFVGESQRTNRLGIEQFAKYFSHVKVVRVPVTKVFHLLSAVSYLGNKTITISPQIIDVSYFKGFKLITIPEEELYANNMLYLGNKMVLIPAGYSKTEEKLKREGFKPITLDVSEFWKGDGGVTCLNSPFYKPL, encoded by the coding sequence ATGGACAGATTATTTGATAGGGTTATAGTTAGACCTCCAGGAGAGAGTTATAAAAATTGTGTCTCAACAAACCCTCAGCATGCTACAATAGATGTCAAACTAGCCCAGAAGCAACACAGAGAATATGTGAAAGTTCTCAGAGAAAACGGGGTTGATGTTGTTGAGCTTGAACCATTAGAAACCCACCCTGACAGCGTTTTTGTTCAGGACACTTCGGTGATAGGAGCATCCTCAGGCGTAGCCATAATAGTAAGGTTTGGAGAACCAAGCAGAAGGGGAGAAGAAAAAAGCATTGAAAAGTTTTTGTTAGACAACGAAGTCAAAATTAACAAAATTCAAGCACCTGGCACACTTGAAGGGGGCGACGTTTTAGTAACTGATCAAGGAGTTATCTTTGTTGGAGAATCTCAACGAACGAACAGGCTTGGTATTGAGCAATTTGCTAAGTATTTCTCACATGTGAAGGTTGTTAGAGTCCCAGTGACGAAAGTCTTCCATTTACTGTCCGCTGTTAGTTATCTTGGAAACAAGACTATTACAATTTCTCCTCAGATCATCGATGTAAGTTATTTCAAAGGATTCAAACTAATAACGATTCCAGAAGAGGAGCTTTATGCAAATAATATGCTATACTTAGGGAATAAAATGGTCCTAATTCCTGCAGGGTACTCAAAAACCGAAGAAAAATTAAAGAGAGAGGGTTTCAAACCGATTACTCTCGACGTTTCTGAGTTTTGGAAAGGAGATGGAGGAGTTACTTGTCTGAACTCGCCATTCTACAAGCCTTTATAA
- the udg gene encoding type-4 uracil-DNA glycosylase, protein MKKLEERVKTCRKCPLGELRTNAVPGSGSYESKIMFVGEGPGYWEDQKGLPFVGRAGKVLDELLESIGLTRDEVYITNIIKCRPPNNRDPTEEEIKTCSPYLDMQIDLLRPKIIVPLGRHSMSYILKKFGFEPEPISKIHGKTFEARTLFGKIVIMPIYHPAVALYRPQLREELEKDFKKLRTLLDDLL, encoded by the coding sequence ATGAAGAAGTTGGAAGAACGAGTAAAAACTTGCAGAAAGTGTCCTTTAGGAGAACTTAGAACAAACGCTGTTCCGGGTTCAGGGAGCTACGAATCGAAGATAATGTTTGTTGGAGAAGGACCAGGATACTGGGAAGATCAGAAAGGCTTGCCCTTTGTGGGAAGGGCAGGGAAGGTATTAGATGAACTTTTAGAAAGTATTGGTCTAACGAGAGATGAGGTGTATATCACAAACATCATAAAATGTAGACCTCCAAACAATCGGGATCCAACAGAAGAAGAGATAAAAACATGTTCTCCATATCTGGATATGCAGATCGATCTACTTCGACCAAAAATCATAGTGCCACTGGGCAGGCATTCGATGTCATATATCCTCAAGAAATTTGGGTTTGAGCCAGAGCCGATAAGCAAGATTCACGGGAAGACCTTTGAAGCAAGGACACTTTTTGGCAAAATTGTCATAATGCCAATTTACCATCCTGCTGTTGCTCTTTATAGACCCCAACTTAGAGAAGAATTAGAAAAGGATTTTAAAAAGCTTCGAACTCTTCTGGATGATTTGCTTTAA